One segment of Haliotis asinina isolate JCU_RB_2024 chromosome 12, JCU_Hal_asi_v2, whole genome shotgun sequence DNA contains the following:
- the LOC137257707 gene encoding E3 ubiquitin-protein ligase MYLIP-like has translation MLCFVSQPNSVVLEVEVDPRADGQDCLDKVSEQLHIIEQDYFGLQYRGSKGETLWLNLRNRIDDQIGGAPPYRFMFRVKFFVEPHYLLQDETKHHFYLQVKQELQSKKYEITDTPQAVKMLALLCQAEHGDATTNSFQQNVYTQMMQGLCEPTEEILSMVYEEHCALRGMTAGNAEYHLLQEVSELPTYGTEFHDAKRTSGEPTKIGVGPEGLSLYNVETNKIDRIAYALIQMATHMDQKVILRVFDEKGEPSLHLVFRFKTCKAANALYRCVTEMHSFYRCDTVREDVSTQFCRDLKGTICSIFNENTSLGKKYIFDIRRTCREAYDHARRKLWTASHDSEKMNGAEPLRRSRESIVCDNNENAIVRNECQELRAQLASIQDSLRCVVCMDRQISTTFCPCGHVICCSECTQHITECPMCRTSIDKVQRIFIPGLHLEPQCSHL, from the exons ATGTTGTGCTTTGTCTCACAACCAAACTCCGTTGTTTTGGAAGTTGAAGTGGATCCGCGCGCTGACGGCCAAGACTGTCTCGATAAA GTCAGTGAACAACTTCACATCATCGAGCAGGACTACTTCGGACTCCAGTACCGAGGCAGTAAAGGGGAGACGTTATGGCTGAATCTGAGGAATAGGATTGACGATCAGATAGGAGGAGCCCCTCCTTATCGTTTCATGTTCCGGGTGAAGTTCTTTGTAGAACCCCACTACTTACTTCAGGATGAAACAAA GCACCACTTTTACCTGCAAGTGAAACAAGAACTGCAGTCTAAGAAATATGAAATAACAGATACACCTCAGGCTGTGAAGATGTTGGCCCTGCTATGTCAGGCAGAACACGGGGATGCAACGACCAACTCTTTCCAGCAGAATGTGTACACGCAGATGATGCAAGGTCTCTGTGAACCCACGGAGGAGATCCTAAGTATGGTGTATGAGGAACATTGTGCACTCCGGGGCATGACAGCGGGAAATGCAGAGTATCACTTACTTCAGGAGGTGTCTGAGCTGCCAACATATGGTACAGAGTTCCACGATGCTAAGAGAACGTCTGGAGAGCCTACCAAGATTGGAGTTGGACCAGAAGGATTGTCCTTGTATAATGTTGAGACCAACAAGATAGATAG GATTGCCTATGCCTTAATCCAAATGGCAACCCACATGGATCAGAAGGTCATCCTCCGAGTGTTCGATGAGAAGGGAGAGCCAAGTCTCCATCTTGTGTTTCGGTTCAAAACCTGCAAAGCCGCCAATGCCTTGTACCGCTGTGTGACAGAGATGCATTCCTTCTACCGCTGCGACACAGTCCGGGAAGATGTGTCCACACAGTTCTGCAGAGACCTCAAAGGAACCATCTGCTCGATAttcaatgaaaacacttcactgG GTAAGAAGTACATCTTTGACATTCGACGTACATGTCGAGAGGCTTATGACCATGCAAGAAGGAAACTGTGGACTGCAAGCCATGATAGTGAAAAGATGAACGGGGCTGAACCCCTTCGGCGAAGTCGTGAAAGCATTGTCTGTGATAACAATGAAAACGCCATTGTTAGAAACGAGTGCCAG GAACTGCGAGCCCAGCTAGCTAGTATTCAAGATTCCCTCCGCTGTGTAGTGTGCATGGACAGACAAATCTCCACAACATTTTGTCCGTGTGGTCACGTGATCTGTTGTTCTGAGTGTACACAACACATAACAGAGTGCCCAATGTGTCGCACGTCCATAGACAAAGTGCAAAGGATTTTTATTCCAGGCCTTCACTTGGAACCTCAGTGCTCGCACCTGTAG